The following are from one region of the Mycolicibacterium diernhoferi genome:
- a CDS encoding TetR/AcrR family transcriptional regulator: MDDERSFRSRLLDGLAASIAERGYRTTTVADIVRHAHTSKRTFYSHFPDKEQCFIELLRADHEQLLAAIGTAVDPDADWRAQIRQAVMAYIEHISARPEITLSWIRELPALGAPVRDIQRSAMSGLTDLLVALSDSPGFRRGDISPVRRELAVILLGGLRELTALTVEDSRPAESILEPAVTASEALLGAERP, from the coding sequence ATGGACGACGAACGGTCCTTTCGCAGCAGACTGCTCGACGGCCTGGCCGCCTCGATCGCCGAACGTGGCTACCGCACCACCACGGTCGCCGATATCGTCCGCCACGCCCACACCTCGAAACGCACGTTCTACAGCCACTTCCCGGACAAGGAGCAGTGCTTCATCGAGCTGCTGCGGGCCGATCATGAGCAGCTGCTGGCCGCGATCGGCACGGCGGTGGACCCGGACGCGGACTGGCGGGCGCAGATCCGGCAGGCCGTCATGGCCTACATCGAGCACATCAGCGCGCGACCGGAGATCACCCTCAGCTGGATCCGCGAACTGCCCGCGCTCGGCGCCCCGGTGCGTGACATCCAGCGGTCCGCGATGAGCGGTCTCACCGACCTGCTCGTCGCGCTGTCCGACAGTCCCGGCTTCCGCCGCGGCGATATCTCCCCGGTGCGCCGCGAACTCGCGGTCATCCTGCTCGGCGGGCTGCGCGAGTTGACGGCGCTGACGGTGGAGGACAGCCGCCCGGCCGAGTCGATCCTGGAACCGGCGGTGACCGCGTCCGAGGCGCTGCTCGGCGCCGAACGGCCCTAG
- a CDS encoding TetR/AcrR family transcriptional regulator: MSDTALESTRRRLSAKQADTVDRLGKAALELLGREGFAALTVRRVAAQAGVGAATAYTYFSSKEHLVAEVFWRRLAESPLAAHESDDPATRVLEVLEQIALLVAGEPEFAGAVTNALLGKDPDVDVLRGRIGADIRARLVAALGPAVDPDVIEALELLYTGTLVWAGMGYEAYPEIALRLVKSARLILN, translated from the coding sequence GTGTCCGATACGGCCCTGGAGTCGACGCGCCGCAGGTTGAGCGCCAAGCAGGCCGATACCGTCGACCGGCTCGGCAAGGCGGCGCTGGAACTGTTGGGCCGGGAGGGTTTTGCGGCGCTCACGGTGCGCCGGGTGGCCGCGCAGGCCGGTGTCGGAGCCGCCACCGCGTACACCTATTTCTCCTCCAAGGAACATCTGGTCGCCGAGGTGTTCTGGCGCCGGCTGGCCGAGTCCCCGCTGGCCGCCCACGAATCCGATGATCCCGCGACGCGGGTGCTCGAGGTGCTCGAACAGATCGCGCTGCTGGTGGCCGGGGAACCCGAGTTCGCCGGGGCGGTCACCAACGCGCTGCTGGGTAAGGATCCCGACGTCGATGTCCTGCGCGGGCGCATCGGCGCGGACATCCGGGCCCGGCTGGTCGCGGCGCTCGGGCCGGCGGTGGATCCGGATGTGATCGAGGCGCTCGAACTGCTCTACACGGGCACCCTGGTGTGGGCCGGGATGGGGTACGAGGCGTACCCGGAGATCGCGCTGCGCCTGGTGAAATCGGCGCGCCTGATCCTGAACTAG